GATCGTGGCCTTCCTGTCGCTGCAGAGGCTGATCCTCGGCGCGATGACCAGCGGCGCGGTGAAGGGATGAGGGTCGGTTTCAATCCCGATGTGTGATGAAGGACTAGACCCCATGAACCAGATGCTCGGCGCCAGGCTCTCTCCCGATCTGACGGGCGCCAATGTCGAGGATGCGGGCGAGCACAACAGGGCGGTGGTACTGCGCTGCATCCATCGCCAGGCGCCGATTTCACGTGCCGAAATCGCCCGGCAGACGGGTTTTACCAAACCGGCGATCGCCCGCATCGTCGATCGGCTGCTGGACGAGGGTCTGATCATGGAAGCCCGCCGGCGGCATGGGCTCAGAGGCCAGCCGGCAATCGAACTCGAGATCAATCCGGATGCCTGTTTCGCGATCGGCATCAATATCGATCGCGACCACCTGACGATCCTGGCGGTCGACGCTGTCGGCAATGTCCGCGCCCGCGTGCACCACGAAAAGCGCTTCATCCTGCCGGCGGAATTCCTGCAGCTGACCTCAGATGCGATTTCGCATTTCCAGCGCAGCCGACTGATCGACGACGCGCGGCTCGCCGGCATCGGCCTGGCCATGCCGGATTGGCTTGGGGAGATTTCGCTGCTCGGCAAGCCCGAGGCCTATCAGGAATGGACTGAATTCGATGTGCGCGCGGCGCTGGAAAACTTGACGCAGCACCCTGTCTTCATCGAAAATGAAGCCAATGCCGCCGCCCTTGCCGAGCTCGATTATGGACTGGGTGCCGAGAGCAGCAGCTTCTTCTATATCGCCATCAATGCCTGCCCCGGCGGCGGCCTCGTGCTCGACGGCAACGGCCATCGCGGCGCCATGGGCCTTAGCGGCGAGATCGGCTGGCTTCCGATTGCCGATGACCGGGACGAAAAAGCCCATAAGGTTCAGCTTCTCGGCGAGATATTCTCGCTGTTTTCCCTCTATGATTTTCTGGCGCGCAACGGCGTCGCGGTCAGCGTTCCCCACGATCTTCTGACGCTCGATGCGCATGGCCGGCGTCTGGTTTCGCAGTGGCTGAAGGAAATGAGCGCGCATCTGGCCGTCGCCGTCAAACATATCGGCATGATCGTCGACCCCGACGCCGTGCTCGTCGGCGGAAGGCTGCCGATCCGCATCGTCGACGAATTGCTGCGTTATGTGCATGAACATCTCGACGCCGAGGATACAAACCTGCCCTCGCTGCATCGCGCCTCGATCGGCGAGGACGCCTCGGCCATGGGTGCCGCGGCGATGCCGATGGCAGCCGCCCTCATGCTCGCATCGGCAGATGCTGTTCAGCGCACTCGTTCGCCCTTGAAGAATATGGATCGCCTGAACAGCTGAAACGGACGGCGACGCCTCGGGGATTTGGTGAAGATCGGAGGATTTGGTGAGGATCGGCTTTTATACCTCGACATTCAACGACCGCCCGCTGGAAGAAGTGGTGGACTTCGCCGCCTCGGCGGGTTTCGACGCCATCGAAATCGACGTCGGCGGCCATATCAATACGCCCGACCAGGTGGAGGCCGCCGTCGCACTTGCCCGCAGCCGCGACCTCTTCGTCTCCTCGATCACCTATTTCGGCAACCAGCTTGATGCCGACCGCGACAGGCGCCGGGAGCTTCGGGCGAGGACATCTGAATTTGCGAGCGCAATCGGCGAGGCCGGCGTTCCGATCTTCGTGATCTTCCCCGGCCGGGACGACGCGGCCAGCGACGAGGCCAATTATGACGACTTCGCCGCCTTCGTGAAGGAGCTGATCGCGAAGACGCAGTCTTTCGGCCTCACCTTCGCAATCGAAAACTGGCCGGGGCCGAAAGATAATTTCATCGGAACGACGCCAGGGGGTTGGCAGGAGCTTTTCCGCAGAATCCAGGATCGCCGTTTCGGCCTGGAATTCGATCCCTCGCACCTCATCCGCATCGGCGTCGATCCCTATTGGGCGATGGAGACGGTAAAAGATCGCATTGCCATCCTGCACGCCAAGGATACCGCGATCGACAGGGAGAGCCTGCAGGCCGTCGGCTATCACGGCAAAGGCTGGTGGCAATACAAGCTGCCGGGGCTCGGTCTGCTCGACTGGCCGCGCTTCCTGCGGCAGGCCCGCGGCTACGGTTTTGACGGTACGCTGTCGATCGAGCACGAGGATGCCGCTTACGGCTGGCCCGGCAAGGATCTCTCCGCGCGCAGGCAAGGCGAGCGCCTTGGCCTCGATTATCTCAAGAGTGTCTTGAACGGACTTTGACGGCGAATTCGGGAGGAATTTCATGGCCCATGTTTCGGTCAGCAATGCGCGCAAGGATTACGGAGCGTTCAAAGCCATCAAAGGCGTGTCCGTCGATATCGGCGACGGCGAATTCGTCGTCCTGGTCGGCCCCTCCGGCTGCGGGAAATCGACGCTTCTCAGGATGATCGCCGGCCTGGAAGGCATCACTTCGGGCAAGATCCAGATCGGCAAGCACATCGTCAACGAGCTTGCGCCGAAGGATCGCGACATCGCCATGGTGTTCCAGAACTACGCGCTCTATCCGCACATGACGGTGGCCAAGAACATGGGCTTCTCGTTGCGGATGAAGCGCATGCCGAGATCTGAGATCGACCAGCGGGTCGGCAATGCAGCCAAGATCCTAGGCCTCGAAGCTCTGCTGGAGAGGTATCCGAAGCAACTGTCGGGCGGCCAGCGGCAGCGCGTCGCCATGGGCCGGGCGATCGTGCGCGACCCGGCCGTCTTCCTGTTCGACGAGCCGCTGTCGAACCTCGACGCCAAGCTGCGGGTACAGATGCGCTCGGAGATCAAGGAACTGCACCAGCGGCTGCAGACGACGACCATCTACGTCACCCACGACCAGATCGAGGCCATGACCATGGCCGACAAGATCGTCGTCATGAAGGACGGGCTGATCGAGCAGTCGGGCTCGCCGCTGGAGCTCTACGATCGGCCGAACAATCTGTTCGTCGCCGGCTTCATCGGCTCGCCGGCGATGAATTTCATCCGGGGCAGCATGACGGACGGCGGGTTTAAAACCACCGACGGCCTGCTGCTGCCGAGTGAGCGCCGTCCGAGTGGTGCCGTGACCTACGGCATTCGCCCCGAACATATAAGACTCGATCCCGACGGCATCGAGGTGACGACCGTCGTGGTCGAGCCCACAGGGTCGGAAACGCTCGTCATCGTCCGGCTGGGCACCCAGACGCTCACTTGCGTCTTCCGTGAGCGCATCAGAGCCGCCCCCGGCGAGGTTCTGAAGATTGCGCCGGTCCACGATACCGTCCACCTGTTCGGCGAAGACGAGCAGCGGATCACATCAGGCGAAGCCGCGCTGAACTGATCCGGCCGATTGCCCCCTCCCCTTTTGGCCGGTGCCGGCCGGGGGCGCGTTTTCCGCGCCCCCGGCCACGAAAGCTTCGTCCTCCCCCAGTCATTCAGCTGTTCCAAGTGCTTGAACGAGCACTGAAAAGGTTAATATGCGTTAACCTTAAAATTCTTGGCCGGCATCGGAGAATCGCGGATAATAACGGTTAGACGGGCTTTTGATCCCGAAAATCGTTATCTGGAAGATTGCTGCCAATGAACGCTAATTTGACGGCCTTGAACAAGGCGACGTTGCATTTCGAGGATCAGATCCTCGAACAGGGCGACGTGATTTCAAAGAAGCTCCACCTGCTCAGTGTCCAGCGTTTTCCGCCCAATGCGAAGAAGACGTTGCGCAGCTTCTCCCTGGCAGAAGTTGCGACCTATGTCGGCGCCTCGCAAAGCACGCTGAAGAAACTGCATCTCGAAGGCAAAGGCCCCTGCCCACAGACCTCGCCCTCCGGGCGCCGTTCCTATACCGCCGAGCAGATGCTGGAACTCAGGCGCTATCTCGATGCTCATGGCCGCTCCGAGAGCCGCATGTATGTGCCCCATCGCCGCGGCCACGAGAAGCTGCAGGTCATCGCCATCGTCAATTTCAAGGGCGGCTCGGGCAAGACGACGACGGCTGCCCATCTTGCCCAGCATCTGGCGCTGACCGGCCACCGCGTGCTTGCCGTCGATCTCGATCCGCAGGCATCGCTGTCATCCCTGCACGGCTTCCAGCCGGAGTTCGACCAGGCCTCGTCGCTCTATGAAGCGATCCGCTACGACGGCGAGAAGAAGCCGCTCTCCGAGATCATCCACAAGACGAATTTTCCCGGCCTCGATATCGTCCCGGCCAATCTCGACTTGCAGGAATATGAATACGATACGCCGCTCGCCATGGCCGACAAATCGACCAATGACGGCAAGACCTTCTTCACCCGCATTTCGCGCGCGCTCGCCGAGGTCGACGATCGCTACGATGTCGTGGTCATCGATTGCCCGCCGCAGCTCGGTTACCTCACGCTGACGGCGCTGACGGCAGCGACCAGCGTGCTGATCACCATCCATCCGCAGATGCTCGACGTCATGTCGATGGGCCAGTTCCTGCTCATGCTCGGCGGCATCCTGAAGCCGATCCGCGCCGCCGGCGCCGAAGTGAACCTCTCCTGGTACCGCTATCTCATCACCCGCTACGAACCAACCGACGTGCCGCAGGCGCAGATGGTGGGCTTCATGTCGACGATGTTCCATGAGTTCATGCTCCGCAACCAGATGGTCAAATCAACGGCGATCTCGGATGCCGGGATCACCAAGCAGACACTCTATGAGGTCGAACGCGCCTCGCTGAACCGGGGGACATATGATCGCGCGCTGGAGGCGATGGACGCCGTCAACGCTGAGATCGCAGCGCTTATTCATCAAGCATGGGAGCGGTGAACTTGTCGGCTGACAAATTCACGCTTTCCTCAAGCCGAATCAAATGATTGACCGACATCGGAGGAAACGATGGCACGAAAGAATCTTCTGGAAGGGCTCGCCGAAATGCCCGACGAGAACGCCGACGCGCCGAATTATCCGATGCGCGGGGCAGGCCGCTCGCTCGTCCGCTCGCTGGATGAACTCGCCAAGCAGGCCGAGAAATTCCTCGAGGGCGAAGCGGTGGTCGATCTCGATCCCGATGTCGTCGAGGCCTCCTTCGTCAAGGACCGCCTGACGGAGGGTGACGAGGAATTCCGCGCGCTGGTCGAAGCGATCCGTGCGCGCGGCCAGGATACGCCTATTCTGGTGCGCCCCCACGCCAGGATCGACGGCCGCTATCAGGTCGTCTTCGGCCATCGGCGGCTGCGCGCCGCCCGCGAGCTCGGCCGCAATGTCCGCGCCGTCGTCAAGGCAATAGACGACCGGACCCATGTGATCGCTCAGGGCCAGGAGAATTCGGCCAGGGCCGACCTCACCTTCATCGAACGCGCGCTCTTTGCCCGTCGGCTGGAAGAACTCGGTTACGACAGGGAAGTCATCTCATCAGCGCTTGCCGCCAATGCGGCGTCGATCTCGAAGATGATCTCGGTCATGGATCGTATCTCGCCGGAGGTCGTCCAGGCGATCGGCCCTGCACCCGGCATCGGCCGCGAACGCTGGGTGGAACTGTCGCTGCTCGCCGGCAAATCGGCCAATGCAGCAAGTGTCGCCCAGGTCCTGCAAGACGACAGCTTTCATCAGCTGCCTTCCGACAAGCGTTTCGAGTCGCTCTACACGGCGCTGAACAAGAGCGCGCGGCCGGTGCGAAAAGCGCAGGCCGCAGCAAGAAAGGTCAAATGGCAGCCGCTAGATAAGGCGGTCCAGGCGGAAATAAAGAATGACGGCAAGGCGTTCTCGCTTTCGATGAAGGCGAGGAATGCCGGCCGCTTCGGGGAATTTCTCTCCGGCAGGCTGGATGCGCTCTATGAGCAATTCCTCGCCGAGGAGAGCAAACAAGGAGACTGAAACCGCAAAAGAAAAAGGCCCCCAAACGACCTGAGTCGTGGAAGCCCTTCTCCTATCCTTAAGCAAGACAGAGAATCGCATTTTCACGAATCCCAGTCAAGAGTCCTGCAGCGCCCCTGCGCCTTTCCAGACGCACAAATGACGCCGTAGCACTTTTCTCCTCGCATCGTTTCGGTGAGCGGATTTCTTTTGCCTGATCAAAGGTGAAGGAAATGGAGAGTGAATCTGTGACGACGCCCTTCGGGCGGCGGCCGATGACGCTTGGCATGCTGCT
This sequence is a window from Rhizobium sp. CIAT894. Protein-coding genes within it:
- the repB gene encoding plasmid partitioning protein RepB, translating into MARKNLLEGLAEMPDENADAPNYPMRGAGRSLVRSLDELAKQAEKFLEGEAVVDLDPDVVEASFVKDRLTEGDEEFRALVEAIRARGQDTPILVRPHARIDGRYQVVFGHRRLRAARELGRNVRAVVKAIDDRTHVIAQGQENSARADLTFIERALFARRLEELGYDREVISSALAANAASISKMISVMDRISPEVVQAIGPAPGIGRERWVELSLLAGKSANAASVAQVLQDDSFHQLPSDKRFESLYTALNKSARPVRKAQAAARKVKWQPLDKAVQAEIKNDGKAFSLSMKARNAGRFGEFLSGRLDALYEQFLAEESKQGD
- the repA gene encoding plasmid partitioning protein RepA, giving the protein MNANLTALNKATLHFEDQILEQGDVISKKLHLLSVQRFPPNAKKTLRSFSLAEVATYVGASQSTLKKLHLEGKGPCPQTSPSGRRSYTAEQMLELRRYLDAHGRSESRMYVPHRRGHEKLQVIAIVNFKGGSGKTTTAAHLAQHLALTGHRVLAVDLDPQASLSSLHGFQPEFDQASSLYEAIRYDGEKKPLSEIIHKTNFPGLDIVPANLDLQEYEYDTPLAMADKSTNDGKTFFTRISRALAEVDDRYDVVVIDCPPQLGYLTLTALTAATSVLITIHPQMLDVMSMGQFLLMLGGILKPIRAAGAEVNLSWYRYLITRYEPTDVPQAQMVGFMSTMFHEFMLRNQMVKSTAISDAGITKQTLYEVERASLNRGTYDRALEAMDAVNAEIAALIHQAWER
- a CDS encoding ROK family transcriptional regulator, whose product is MNQMLGARLSPDLTGANVEDAGEHNRAVVLRCIHRQAPISRAEIARQTGFTKPAIARIVDRLLDEGLIMEARRRHGLRGQPAIELEINPDACFAIGINIDRDHLTILAVDAVGNVRARVHHEKRFILPAEFLQLTSDAISHFQRSRLIDDARLAGIGLAMPDWLGEISLLGKPEAYQEWTEFDVRAALENLTQHPVFIENEANAAALAELDYGLGAESSSFFYIAINACPGGGLVLDGNGHRGAMGLSGEIGWLPIADDRDEKAHKVQLLGEIFSLFSLYDFLARNGVAVSVPHDLLTLDAHGRRLVSQWLKEMSAHLAVAVKHIGMIVDPDAVLVGGRLPIRIVDELLRYVHEHLDAEDTNLPSLHRASIGEDASAMGAAAMPMAAALMLASADAVQRTRSPLKNMDRLNS
- the ugpC gene encoding sn-glycerol-3-phosphate ABC transporter ATP-binding protein UgpC, with product MAHVSVSNARKDYGAFKAIKGVSVDIGDGEFVVLVGPSGCGKSTLLRMIAGLEGITSGKIQIGKHIVNELAPKDRDIAMVFQNYALYPHMTVAKNMGFSLRMKRMPRSEIDQRVGNAAKILGLEALLERYPKQLSGGQRQRVAMGRAIVRDPAVFLFDEPLSNLDAKLRVQMRSEIKELHQRLQTTTIYVTHDQIEAMTMADKIVVMKDGLIEQSGSPLELYDRPNNLFVAGFIGSPAMNFIRGSMTDGGFKTTDGLLLPSERRPSGAVTYGIRPEHIRLDPDGIEVTTVVVEPTGSETLVIVRLGTQTLTCVFRERIRAAPGEVLKIAPVHDTVHLFGEDEQRITSGEAALN
- a CDS encoding sugar phosphate isomerase/epimerase, which translates into the protein MRIGFYTSTFNDRPLEEVVDFAASAGFDAIEIDVGGHINTPDQVEAAVALARSRDLFVSSITYFGNQLDADRDRRRELRARTSEFASAIGEAGVPIFVIFPGRDDAASDEANYDDFAAFVKELIAKTQSFGLTFAIENWPGPKDNFIGTTPGGWQELFRRIQDRRFGLEFDPSHLIRIGVDPYWAMETVKDRIAILHAKDTAIDRESLQAVGYHGKGWWQYKLPGLGLLDWPRFLRQARGYGFDGTLSIEHEDAAYGWPGKDLSARRQGERLGLDYLKSVLNGL